The Desulfovibrio legallii genome includes the window CACGCACTTCCATGACGTGCATGAACAGGGATTTGAAGCCGATGATGTGCGCCTGGATGGCCGTATTGAAAAGGTGGGAGGCCACGCGCTTGATTTCCTCGGCCAGCACGCGCAGATAGCGCGCCCTGGCGGGGATGGTGATGCCCAGCACGTTTTCCACGGCCATGCAGTAGGTAAAGGAGTGGCTGTTGGAGCAGAGGGAGCAGACCCGCTCCGTAAGGGTGACGTTTTTGACCAGGTTGCGCTGGCTGGCCAGGGCCTCCATGCCGCGGTGCACATGGCCGGAGGTCAGCTCCACATGGCGCACGGTTTCGCCTTCCACGGCAAGATGGAAGTAGACGGGTTCCTCCAGGGCCACATGCACAGGGCCCAGAGGCATGTCGAAGGTGGAGACGCTCATGAGTGGGCCCCCTTTTCTTTGAGGATGCGTTCCCAGAGATCGGTGGTGCAGGCCCCGTTCATCATAATGGAGAGGGGCACGGCCTCGTTGAGGATGCCGGCGTCCAGCTCTTCGTCCAGGAACAGGCGGCGCGGGTTGGGATGCCCGGTGACGTTGATGCCGTAAAGCTCCATCATTTCCCTTTCGTGCCAATCGGCGTTGGCGAAGAGGGGCGTGATGGAAGGCACGGTGGGCCATTCGCCGTTGAGGGTCACGGTGAGGTTGTAAACCACGCCTTCCAGCTCAAAGTGGTAGCAGACTTCCTGCATGGGTTCGCTCAGCTGGCGGCGGTTGTAGGCCGTGGTCATGCACAGGCGCGCGCCTGCGTTGTGCAGCAGGGCCGCGGCCTCCAGCAGGGTGCGCGGCGTGCCCAGGCGGAACCAGTGGAAGGCGTTGCCGAAGCTGTCGGCGCTGTGATAAACGGCCTCCGCCTCCGGGCAGAGGGCGCTGAGGCCCTCAATAACGGCGGCGTTGCCCTTGATGGTTTCTTGCATATGCTCTCCGCGGGTCCGGCCCGCTAGTCCTTGGTGGGTGCGGCTGACGTGACGGGAATCTCCGCCGGTGCGGCGTCCGTCCGCGGCGGCAGCCGGCAGGCGTTGCGCTTGGCGTCTTCAATCTGGCGGCACTTGGGGCAGAGGTGGCGCGTCAGCTCAGGGTCTATTTCGCTGTTCTGCGCGTAGAGGCGCTCGGCCAGCTTTTTGGGCAGGGGCCGCATGAGCGCGCCGCAGTGGGCGCAGGGTTCGTATGTGATGGTGTGCTGCTCCAGACGCCGGTATTTTTCCGACTCCGGATGGGCGGAGTGCCAGTCGTTGGTGATGCTCATGGCCCCGGTGGGGCAGTAGTGACGGCACGAGGCGCACAGACAGCAGGAATTCTGCCAGATGGTGATGGTAAAGCCCGTGCCATCGGGCAGCTGGGTGATATTGATGGCTCCGGCCGCGCAGTAGTGGCGGCAGGTGCCGCAGCCCATGCAGAGGTCCGGGTCTACCCTGGCCCGGCCGCGCAGACGCGGCGGGGTGAAGGTTTCGCCAAAGGGAAAGGGATCGGTGCTGGGGCCTTCCAGCAGGTTGTGGAAGAGCACTTTCAGAAAGCCCGCCATAACTATGCCTCCAGACCCAGTTTTTTCATCCAGATGGCCCTGGCCTGCACCACGCCCTCCAGGATGGCCTGGGGCCGCGGCGGACAGCCCGGCACATTGACGTCCACGGGGATGTAGCGGTCTATGGGGCCCTCAATGGAGTAGCCCTCGCGGAAAACCCCGCCCGAAATGGGGCAGATGCCCACGGCCACGGTAACCTTGGGATCGGGAATCTCGTTCCAGACCCGCAGCACCTTGTCCCGCACCCGCGTGGTCAGCGGCCCGGTAATGAGCACGATGTCCGCATGGCGGGGGCTGCCGCAATAGCGACAGCCCAGGCGCTCCACATCGTAGCGCGGGATGCAGGCGGTGGTGGCCAGCTCCACGTCGCAGCCGTTGCAGGAGCCCGCATTGATGCGGAAAAGCCACGGCGAACGCACCGAAAGTTTTTTGAGAATGTTGTCCAGGGACACGGGGGCCTCCTTACAGTACCCAGACCAGGACGAGGCTCAGCAGGGCCAGGCCCGTGGGCACCGTCACATAGAAGCGGAAGGCCTGGTCAATGCGAAAGCGCCCCGTGGCCGACTTGACCAGTGTGAGCGACAGCAGCATGAGGGCCAGACACTTGAGCAGGAACCAGAGCAGGTTCACGGGCCACAAATCAGAGATAGTGCCGGGAAAGAAAAGCGCTACCCCCAGCCCCAGCACCACAAAGGTCTTGAGGGCCGAAGTGATCTGAAACAACGCCAGCAGCGGGCCGCCGTACTCCAAAAGCGGGCCTTCGATGATTTCCGTTTCCGCTTCCGGGATGTCAAAGGGGGCCACGCCCATGGTGCCGGGCAAAAAGATGAGGTAGGCGAGCAAGGCGGGCAGCATGGCCGGGTTGAAGCCCAGGGAGCCCGCCTCCTGCTGCCAGGCCACAATGCGCAGCAAAGAGAATTCCGCCCCCCAGGCCCCGCCGTTGAGGGCCTTGCCCACCAGCATGGCCACAGAAAGCAGAATCATGAGCAGGGGCGTTTCATAGGCCAGCATGAGCAGCATCTCGCGCGAAAAGCCCACGGCCCCGAAGGGCGAGCTGGAGGCCGAGCCCCCCAGCATCAGGGCCATGGCCGGGATGGGCAGCAGGTAAAAAAGCACCAGCAGGTCGCCCATGTTGAAAAGACCGGCATAAACCCCCGGCACGGGAATGAAGGCCGCGCACACGGCCATGCCCGTGAAGCCGAACACCGGGGCCATAAGAAAGGCCGAACGGCAGGCGGTTTTGGGGATCAGCGTCTCCTTGGTGAGCAGCTTGGCGATGTCCAGCCAGGGCTGGACCAGGGGCGGGCCCACGCGGCGCTGCAGGCGGGCCTCCACCCGGCGGTCCAGACCTTTGAAGAACATGGCCACCAGCAGGGCAAAGGCCCCGCCGGGAAAGAGGCACATATGCACGATGGCAAGCAGGGTGTCGCTCATGAGCGGTTCTCCTCGGCGGGCGCGTTGCCGCCCAGCAGGCGGGGCAGCCCGCCGTAGATGCTGGAGGGCTTCATGCGGCTGGTGGCCGTTTCCGGCGGCATGCCGCAGGTGTGGACGTCAATTTCACGCAGGCGGGTAAAGCGCAGCACAAACCAGCGCCCGCCCAGAAAGGCCAGGGCCATCATCACGCACATGCCCGTGGCGTTCCACGCGCCCGTGCCGGAAAGCACGCCCGAAAGCCCCACGTTGAGCGGCGCAAGGCCGTATTCCAGCAGAATGCTGTTGATGGGGTAAAGCGCCAGGCCGGGGAATACGCCCGTCAGCACGCAGCCCGCGGCCAGAATGCCCATGGGCGCGCGCATGACGCGCGGCGCTTCCTCAATATGCTCCAGATCCGGGGCGGGCTGACCCAGGAAGGCCGCGTGCAGGAACTTGGCCACATAGGCCAGGGTCAGCACGCTGCCCACCAGAGAGAGCAAGGCCAGGAAGGGCTGGCCCGCGTTCATGAGGGCGTGGTAGATGAGCCACTTGGACGAAAAGCCGCTGGTGGGCGGCACGCCGACCAGAGAGAGCCCGGCAACGGCAAACATGCCCAGCGTGAAGGGCATCTTGCGGCCCAGGCCGCCCAGGTCGTCCAGGGTTTCTCTGTGGCTGGCGAACATGACCGCGCCGCAGACAAGGAAGAGCAGGTCTTTGAAGAAGACGTGGTTGACCACATGCAGCATGCCGCCCGCGTAGCCCAGGGCCCCGCCCGCGGCCACGGCCAGCACCATGTAGCCCAGCTGGCTCACCGTGGAATAGATGAACATGAGCTTGATGCCGTTGGTGCGCAGCGCCTGCACGGCGGCCATGATGATGGTGACCCCGCCGATCCACATGACCGCGGTGCTGATGACGCTCTGCTCAAAGCCGGAAAGGATCCCGGCCAGGGCAAAGCCGCCGCCCAGCAGCATAAAGAGCTTGATAAGGCCGAGGATGGCGCTCTTCAGCAGCACGGAGGAGATGTAGCCGGAAACGGGCGTGGGCGCGAGGGCCGGGTGCATCTGCCAGTCAATGCGGAAGGGCAGCTGCGCTGCCTTGAGCACAAAGCCCGCGGCCAGCAGGGCCATGCCCAGCCAGGCGGCCCAGGGCGGCAGCAGGGGCGCGCCGCCGGTCAGCAGGCTGGCGTTGAAGGGCGTGGCCGGGCCCAGCACGCACAGGCCCACGAACAGAAAGCCCGCGCCGAAGACGTTGAAGCTGAAGTATTTGAAGGCTTCCCGCAAGGAGGCTTTGTCCCCTTCATGGGCGATGGCCAGGTAGAGCGTCCAGGAGCTCATAATTTCCCAGAACAGAAAGAAGCTCAGCAGGTACTGGCTGGCCGCCATGCCCACCAGGCCGCCGCACATGCAGGTGAAGGCGCAGTAGAAGCGCCACTGGCGACGGCTGTGCTCCATGTAGCCCAGGGCGTAGACCATGTTCAGCGCGCCCAGCAGGGGAACCAGCAGGGCAAAGCAGAAGGAGAGCGTGTCCAGCTGGCGGCCGAAGACCGCCACCAGCAGGGCTGTGAGCAGCAGCACGCCTGCGCTGGCCTTGCCGGCCTTGATGCGGTCGCGCCGGAACAGGGCCGGCAGGGCCGCGCCGAACACGGGCGTCAGCACATATACGGGCCAGGAAACCCGCATGGCCAGCAGCGCGGCGGCGTCGCCCGCGGCGGGCGCAAAGACCATGGAGGCCACAGGGGCCACCAGCTGCGCGGGCAGCTGCGGGGCCAGGCCCAACACAAGGCTCGTGCCCGCCAGGGCGATCAGGGCGATCTGAATGCTGCGCGGGGCTTCGGTTACGGCGGGCAGGTGGGCGGGGCGCTCCTCAAAGACCAGGGTTTTGAGAATGCGCGTATAGTAGATCAGCCCCACCAGGGATCCGGCCAGAATGAGCACGGCCAGCCAGACGTGCCCGGAGGATACGGCCGCCTGGATCATCAGGTATTTGCTGTAGAAAGCGCCGAAGGGCGGCAGCCCCATAATGCTGATCAGGCCCACGCCCATGCAGGCCACGGTGACCGGCATCTGCGTGCCCAGGCCCTTGAGGTCTTCCAGCTTGCGGCTGCCCGCCCGCAGGATGAGCGCGCCCGCCCCGAGGAAGAGCAGATCCTTCATGACCGCGTGGTTGAGCATGTGCCAGAGCGCGCCCGTGGCGGCCAGCCAGGTGCCCAGGCCCAGGGTCAGGGTGATTTCGCCGATCTGCCCCAGAGTGGAGTAGGCCAGCATGCGTTTGATGTCGTCCTGGTACAGGGCCATGATTTCGCCGTAGACCAGGGTGGCCGCGCCCAGGGCCACCAGGCCCGTGCCCAGCCAGGAAAAGCCCAGAAGGCCGGGCATGTCCAGCGCGCCGGGCTGCACAAAGAGCACGGCCACAATGCCGAAGACGCCCATCTTGGTGATGACGCCTGACAGGGGGCCGGAGACGGACGAAGGCGCGGCGGGGTGGGCGTCGGGCAGCCAGGAGTGCAGGGGCACCAGACCGGCCTTGACGCCGAAGCCCGCCAGGCAGAGCAGCAGCGCGCCCTTGAGCAGCGCCGGGGAAAGGCCCTGCCCCAGCAGGAGCAGGCCGGGCAGCATGAGCAGCGCGCCGCCCGCGCACATGACGTAGTATTTGACGCCCGCGTCGTGGGCGGCGCGGGTGCCTTCATGCACTACCAGGAAGTAGGAGGCGAAGGTCATGAGCTCCCAGTAGCCGTACATGCCCGCCACGTCGGCGGAGGAAACAATGCCCGCCAGGGAGGCAAAGGTCAGCAGCAGGAAGAACCAGTAGCGGCCCTGGTGCTCCCCGTGGATGTAGCCCAGGGAGTAGACGGCCACCACCAGACCCACGCCGCAGAGCATGAGCAGAAAAAGTTTTGCCGTGGGCGGCGCGGGCACAGCCAGAACGGCGGCCAAGGCCAGGGCGGCGAAGGCCGCGCCTACCTTGGAGGCCCAGGGCAGACGCGCCAGAAAGGCGAACCCCGTGAGGAACGCGCCCAGATAATAACACCAGTAGGCCGGGTGCACGGGGCTGTGCGGGGCGGCAAACCCGCCGGAGGCGAAAAGCTCCGTTATCGGGCCGCGCCCCAGGCCCAGCAGGGCCACGGCGCAGGCCGCCAGCAGCGCGGGCAGGGCGGAGCCGCGCGCGGCGCCCAGGGGTTCCTGCGGCGCGGTTTCGGGCGCGGGCTCCAGAACCGCCACGCGCACGGCCGTCACATACAGCCAGATGAAGACCGTGGTGGTGGCCGCCGCCGCCAGCAGCACGACCAGACCGCCGGGCAGCGCGTCCAGAACGCCCGCGCTGATAAAGGCGCGGGCTTCGGGCATGAGGAAGGGCGAGCCGCCCA containing:
- a CDS encoding NADH-quinone oxidoreductase subunit B family protein, with amino-acid sequence MSLDNILKKLSVRSPWLFRINAGSCNGCDVELATTACIPRYDVERLGCRYCGSPRHADIVLITGPLTTRVRDKVLRVWNEIPDPKVTVAVGICPISGGVFREGYSIEGPIDRYIPVDVNVPGCPPRPQAILEGVVQARAIWMKKLGLEA
- a CDS encoding respiratory chain complex I subunit 1 family protein; this encodes MSDTLLAIVHMCLFPGGAFALLVAMFFKGLDRRVEARLQRRVGPPLVQPWLDIAKLLTKETLIPKTACRSAFLMAPVFGFTGMAVCAAFIPVPGVYAGLFNMGDLLVLFYLLPIPAMALMLGGSASSSPFGAVGFSREMLLMLAYETPLLMILLSVAMLVGKALNGGAWGAEFSLLRIVAWQQEAGSLGFNPAMLPALLAYLIFLPGTMGVAPFDIPEAETEIIEGPLLEYGGPLLALFQITSALKTFVVLGLGVALFFPGTISDLWPVNLLWFLLKCLALMLLSLTLVKSATGRFRIDQAFRFYVTVPTGLALLSLVLVWVL
- a CDS encoding NADH-quinone oxidoreductase subunit C; translation: MQETIKGNAAVIEGLSALCPEAEAVYHSADSFGNAFHWFRLGTPRTLLEAAALLHNAGARLCMTTAYNRRQLSEPMQEVCYHFELEGVVYNLTVTLNGEWPTVPSITPLFANADWHEREMMELYGINVTGHPNPRRLFLDEELDAGILNEAVPLSIMMNGACTTDLWERILKEKGAHS
- a CDS encoding complex I subunit 5 family protein — protein: MTASLFTVALPLLAATALMLWATAQAVRQRRLPRRLILWGALHDAALASLALLAGGGAARTGFWLFVLFQLAARLLAWTALTRLQSGVVPVRPDPADAPSCPELEDLRGMGARRPWTGAAFGLGLLAAVGGSPFLMPEARAFISAGVLDALPGGLVVLLAAAATTTVFIWLYVTAVRVAVLEPAPETAPQEPLGAARGSALPALLAACAVALLGLGRGPITELFASGGFAAPHSPVHPAYWCYYLGAFLTGFAFLARLPWASKVGAAFAALALAAVLAVPAPPTAKLFLLMLCGVGLVVAVYSLGYIHGEHQGRYWFFLLLTFASLAGIVSSADVAGMYGYWELMTFASYFLVVHEGTRAAHDAGVKYYVMCAGGALLMLPGLLLLGQGLSPALLKGALLLCLAGFGVKAGLVPLHSWLPDAHPAAPSSVSGPLSGVITKMGVFGIVAVLFVQPGALDMPGLLGFSWLGTGLVALGAATLVYGEIMALYQDDIKRMLAYSTLGQIGEITLTLGLGTWLAATGALWHMLNHAVMKDLLFLGAGALILRAGSRKLEDLKGLGTQMPVTVACMGVGLISIMGLPPFGAFYSKYLMIQAAVSSGHVWLAVLILAGSLVGLIYYTRILKTLVFEERPAHLPAVTEAPRSIQIALIALAGTSLVLGLAPQLPAQLVAPVASMVFAPAAGDAAALLAMRVSWPVYVLTPVFGAALPALFRRDRIKAGKASAGVLLLTALLVAVFGRQLDTLSFCFALLVPLLGALNMVYALGYMEHSRRQWRFYCAFTCMCGGLVGMAASQYLLSFFLFWEIMSSWTLYLAIAHEGDKASLREAFKYFSFNVFGAGFLFVGLCVLGPATPFNASLLTGGAPLLPPWAAWLGMALLAAGFVLKAAQLPFRIDWQMHPALAPTPVSGYISSVLLKSAILGLIKLFMLLGGGFALAGILSGFEQSVISTAVMWIGGVTIIMAAVQALRTNGIKLMFIYSTVSQLGYMVLAVAAGGALGYAGGMLHVVNHVFFKDLLFLVCGAVMFASHRETLDDLGGLGRKMPFTLGMFAVAGLSLVGVPPTSGFSSKWLIYHALMNAGQPFLALLSLVGSVLTLAYVAKFLHAAFLGQPAPDLEHIEEAPRVMRAPMGILAAGCVLTGVFPGLALYPINSILLEYGLAPLNVGLSGVLSGTGAWNATGMCVMMALAFLGGRWFVLRFTRLREIDVHTCGMPPETATSRMKPSSIYGGLPRLLGGNAPAEENRS
- a CDS encoding 4Fe-4S binding protein, which translates into the protein MAGFLKVLFHNLLEGPSTDPFPFGETFTPPRLRGRARVDPDLCMGCGTCRHYCAAGAINITQLPDGTGFTITIWQNSCCLCASCRHYCPTGAMSITNDWHSAHPESEKYRRLEQHTITYEPCAHCGALMRPLPKKLAERLYAQNSEIDPELTRHLCPKCRQIEDAKRNACRLPPRTDAAPAEIPVTSAAPTKD